From a region of the Coprococcus comes ATCC 27758 genome:
- a CDS encoding phosphoglycerate dehydrogenase, whose translation MYKYFCLNPISPVGLEKFSDDYVPAGEMAGADAVLVRSAGMHELEFDKDLKAIARAGAGVNNIPLDKCAEQGIVVFNTPGANANGVKELVIAGMLLASRDILGGINWVQENEEDGNIAKDAEKAKKAFAGCEIQGKKLGVIGLGAIGVLVANAATHLGMEVYGYDPYVSVDSAWRLSRSIHHTKNVDEIYKECDYITIHVPALEDTKGMINKNAISLMKEGVVILNFARDVLVNSEDIVDALVGGKVGRYVTDFPTPEIAGVKHAIVIPHLGASTAESEDNCAKMAVEELKDFLENGNIRNSVNFPACDMGVRDKTRITILHRNIPNMIGQFTALLAKDNVNIDDMTNKSRGSYAYTMIDVDNDVAEDVVKGLEMIEGVLKVRVIA comes from the coding sequence ATGTATAAATATTTTTGCCTAAACCCGATTTCTCCTGTTGGACTGGAGAAATTCAGTGATGACTATGTGCCTGCCGGTGAGATGGCAGGAGCAGATGCGGTACTTGTAAGAAGTGCCGGAATGCATGAACTGGAATTTGATAAAGATTTAAAAGCGATTGCCCGTGCCGGAGCCGGTGTAAATAATATTCCACTGGACAAATGTGCGGAGCAGGGAATCGTTGTATTTAATACACCAGGGGCAAATGCCAATGGTGTAAAAGAGTTGGTGATCGCCGGTATGCTGCTTGCATCCAGAGATATCCTTGGCGGTATCAACTGGGTACAGGAGAACGAAGAGGATGGCAATATTGCAAAAGATGCAGAAAAAGCGAAAAAAGCATTTGCAGGCTGTGAGATCCAGGGAAAGAAGCTTGGTGTGATCGGTCTTGGTGCAATCGGTGTCCTGGTTGCCAATGCGGCTACGCATCTTGGGATGGAAGTGTATGGCTATGATCCATATGTTTCTGTAGATTCTGCATGGAGACTTTCAAGAAGTATCCATCACACTAAGAATGTAGATGAGATCTACAAGGAGTGTGATTATATCACAATCCATGTACCGGCACTGGAAGATACAAAGGGTATGATCAATAAGAATGCCATCAGTCTGATGAAAGAGGGCGTTGTGATCCTGAACTTTGCAAGAGATGTACTGGTGAACAGTGAAGACATTGTGGATGCACTTGTTGGTGGAAAAGTCGGACGCTATGTAACTGACTTTCCGACACCGGAGATCGCAGGAGTGAAGCATGCGATTGTCATTCCGCATCTGGGAGCGTCAACTGCTGAATCAGAAGACAATTGTGCAAAGATGGCAGTAGAAGAGCTGAAGGATTTCCTGGAAAATGGAAATATCCGTAATTCTGTCAACTTCCCGGCATGCGATATGGGTGTAAGAGATAAGACAAGAATTACAATCCTGCACAGGAATATTCCGAACATGATCGGTCAGTTTACTGCGCTTCTGGCAAAGGATAATGTCAATATCGATGATATGACGAATAAGAGCCGTGGCAGCTATGCATATACGATGATCGATGTGGATAATGATGTGGCAGAAGACGTGGTAAAAGGTCTGGAAATGATCGAGGGTGTTCTGAAAGTCAGAGTAATTGCATAA
- a CDS encoding shikimate dehydrogenase: MAYEITGHTVLTGLLGSPVAHSISPMMHNEAFRQLELDYAYLAFDVGTDNLKTAVDGLKVMGVRGFNLTMPDKNLMCSLVDKLSPASEIGGAVNTVVNDNGVLTGYTTDGIGFMRAVSETGVDIIGKKMTLLGAGGAAAAILIQAALDKVAEISVFNIRDEFFTRAEKTIEKLHEKTDCKINLYDFSDPEVLKKEIAESAILVNGTSIGMAPKTDRCIITDDSVFRKDLFVFDVIYNPEETLFLKKAKAAGCRTLNGLNMLLYQGAASFELWTGKEMPVDIIKEKYFSR; the protein is encoded by the coding sequence ATGGCATACGAGATTACAGGACATACAGTCCTTACCGGATTACTGGGGAGTCCGGTAGCACACAGCATTTCCCCAATGATGCATAACGAGGCATTTCGCCAGCTGGAGCTGGATTACGCATATTTGGCATTTGATGTTGGAACAGATAACTTAAAGACAGCAGTAGATGGTCTGAAAGTCATGGGAGTCAGAGGATTTAACCTGACTATGCCTGACAAGAATCTGATGTGCTCACTGGTTGATAAACTTTCACCGGCATCTGAGATCGGTGGGGCGGTCAACACTGTTGTAAATGATAACGGTGTCCTGACAGGTTATACGACAGACGGAATTGGATTCATGCGTGCAGTCAGTGAGACAGGCGTTGATATCATTGGCAAGAAAATGACACTTCTTGGAGCGGGTGGAGCCGCAGCAGCGATTCTGATCCAGGCAGCACTTGACAAAGTAGCAGAGATTTCGGTATTCAACATCCGTGATGAATTCTTTACACGTGCGGAGAAGACAATCGAGAAACTTCATGAGAAGACAGACTGCAAGATCAACCTCTATGACTTTTCTGACCCGGAAGTCCTCAAAAAGGAAATCGCAGAAAGTGCAATTCTGGTAAACGGAACTTCTATCGGTATGGCACCGAAGACAGACAGATGTATCATCACAGATGACAGTGTGTTCAGAAAAGATCTGTTTGTATTTGATGTAATCTACAATCCGGAAGAGACGTTATTCCTGAAGAAAGCAAAAGCAGCAGGATGCCGGACACTGAACGGTCTGAACATGCTGTTATATCAGGGTGCTGCATCATTTGAACTCTGGACAGGAAAAGAAATGCCGGTTGATATTATCAAAGAAAAATATTTCTCGCGTTAA
- the gap gene encoding type I glyceraldehyde-3-phosphate dehydrogenase encodes MAITIGINGFGRIGRVAFRIAINQPEKFKICGINVRNADLDYMIYMIRYDSIFGRFQGSLEKYEDGIVVNGEKIQVYSENDAADIPWGECGAEYIIDATGAYCTTEKAMAHIRGGAKKVIISAPAKDQDTPTFVMGVNHELYQSSMQVVSNASCTTNCLAPICKVLEDNYGIEYGLMSTIHSATAKQKVVDCRSLKDWRTGRAVFGNLIPSSTGAAKAIALVIPALKDRMNGISYRVPTSDVSIVDLNVALKTETTYEDICKKMKEASETTLKEILDYVDDEVVSSDFIGDNHASSFDAREGIQVNGHFFKLISFYDNEWGYTSQIFRLISHMYQVDHGVK; translated from the coding sequence ATGGCAATAACAATCGGCATAAACGGATTTGGACGTATTGGAAGAGTTGCATTCCGCATTGCCATCAATCAGCCGGAAAAATTTAAAATTTGTGGGATCAATGTGAGAAACGCAGATCTGGATTATATGATTTATATGATCCGTTACGATTCGATCTTTGGACGTTTCCAGGGAAGTCTGGAAAAATATGAGGATGGAATTGTTGTAAATGGCGAGAAGATCCAAGTGTATTCAGAAAATGATGCTGCTGACATTCCGTGGGGAGAGTGTGGAGCAGAATACATTATAGATGCGACAGGTGCTTACTGTACGACAGAAAAAGCAATGGCACATATCCGGGGTGGAGCAAAGAAAGTGATCATCTCTGCACCGGCTAAAGATCAGGACACACCGACATTTGTAATGGGAGTGAATCATGAACTTTATCAGTCATCTATGCAGGTCGTTTCAAATGCATCTTGCACAACAAACTGTCTTGCACCGATCTGTAAGGTATTGGAGGATAATTATGGAATAGAGTATGGTCTGATGTCTACCATCCATTCAGCTACAGCAAAACAGAAGGTAGTTGACTGCCGTTCGCTGAAAGACTGGCGTACAGGTCGTGCTGTATTCGGAAATCTGATCCCATCTTCAACAGGAGCTGCAAAAGCAATCGCTCTTGTTATTCCGGCGTTAAAGGACCGCATGAATGGAATTTCTTATCGTGTACCGACTTCAGATGTATCCATTGTGGATCTGAATGTCGCGTTGAAGACAGAAACTACTTATGAAGATATCTGCAAGAAAATGAAGGAAGCTTCCGAAACAACTCTTAAGGAGATTCTGGATTATGTGGATGATGAAGTTGTTTCTTCCGATTTTATCGGAGATAATCACGCATCCTCCTTTGATGCAAGGGAAGGAATCCAGGTAAACGGTCATTTTTTCAAACTGATCAGTTTTTATGATAATGAATGGGGATATACCAGTCAGATCTTCCGCCTGATTTCGCATATGTACCAGGTGGACCATGGTGTAAAATAA